Genomic segment of Apium graveolens cultivar Ventura chromosome 7, ASM990537v1, whole genome shotgun sequence:
aagtATTCTTCTACTTCGAATCCTCTTAAAGGCATAATATCGGGATTTATCACtcatatttattttaaatttttttcaaattttcatATTACAGTTAAAAAAAATAGATAAATCTTACTGAACATCCAGGAGAATTTGTGGAAAATGCTGGAAAACGAGATTTGCATTTTAAATTACAATACCAGTATTTTAGCATCaattaaaatgatattttaaCAGAATTCATTTCCACAATTCCAGAGAGTAGTAATTTGCAGCAATCTTCAAGATATTCAAACAGTCGGGGACGATCTTCAAATTTTCTCTACCTGTTCTTAAATTTATATAGCGCTTAAAGAGAAGGGTCAAAAAATGAGATTACACACAAATGAAACCACTAATACTACACTGGGAAGCATACCATGAGTGTTCATCTGCACAAACCTCCCCACCCCCCCTAATGAACACCTCGCACAAAGTAACATAGAATAATACAAACGGCTGCTCTGCTTACATCCTTTTCCTCAGAAAGTGAAAAAATTTCTTACCTGGTTTGCAATGTTCAGGGTTTATATGTATATCGAAAAACTCTACAGATGCTACTCCCCTTGCAGCATGACAGCCTCTTTTGCTACAATCCATTCACCGACTCTGGAAGTTTCTTCCCCGGGATTCGAACAACTCTAAGGATAAGAAGAAACTCAAGGTCATATATACAATTTATGAACTGGAAACTGGCATGAACAATGCTCAGAATATGTCGTGATTCTAATGCATTATGATATTGGAAACTCACGTCAGAACAAGTATATATAAGTAGGGTCATCCAGTTCCAATTCTCTAAAGTATAATTGTGTTTAGTTGTTGCTTGCTGTAAGAAATATAATAGCGAAGGCATTAGCTGCATTTCGTAGTGTCTGGATCCACCACAGAGCTCACATCTTCCGGGATCTCTGAGCTCTTCAGCAGCCAGTAGAGGCTTTCCACCATACGAATATCTGCACGTTTAGTAGCATGAAGTGTAAAAAGGGTTAATGAGAATGGCACCATGTACAGTACTCTAATCCTGTCTTGTTCTTAACACTTCTGAGGTAATTGTAGATCCCTTTAAAAGTCCAAATGACAAAAATGTTCTCTAGCATTGTAGTATTGGTAATAGAGGTCAAGGGTTCGAGCCTCACGGAGGGCATGTGTGTGAAGTAGTTAAATTTCTGTTACTGAGCTTAATCAAAATCCAAAAAAAGGATGACAATAATGAGGTTCAGATTTATAGAACTCACAGATCTAAAGCAAGTACAGAGATCAATAGAATATTGTTACAAGTGCACAAGTAAACTTCGCAAACAAACAAAAATAGTAACGAAGTAGATGGACTCGCTCACAGTCTACAAAAAACTAAAAACCCATAGGATGACAAAATGATCGTAACCCAATTTACACTCTTACCGGATTGATATAAAGCAACTAATTTCAAAACTCTGGAACaaagtttttttatttttctaatcaGGAAGCAAATTACAAGCTAACTATTTCTTACATATGTTTGTGAGCTTTCAAAAGTCAATTATGTAGTCTAAAAGTCATACAACTTGGAACAATATATTTCTAAAAACAACAGCGACAAAGTTGGTAGTAGCAGCATGTAGGTTGCAAAATCCTGTGAAGCTCTAGACAACCTAATTATTATATTTAACCTTCTAGCGAGTTACATTTTACTCAACTACCAAAAGATGTTAAAAAGCTAGCCTTGCTATGCGTATAGTAGTACTTCAGTTCCCTTACCTGAAGCATTGTTCTGGATGTGCATCTATTCGTTTCTTGAATTTCAGGTATGTCCTGCTAGCATTTAAAGCTCTATCATATTCATAAGCCTCCTGATCCCATATTTCTTGTGATGCAGAGTCATCAGGGTAGTCTTGGTTGTCCTTAATAGAAAGTGCTGTATAGCTCAAACAAACCGAGGCAACATCTTTCTGGATTGCCTCTTCAAGAATATAAACATAAAAGCAAGGCAAAACTGCAACAGATGTAAACATAGTTATACTATAAGATGAAACCGTAGCCTACTTAAATTAAAAAACAAAGTTACTGGTAAATACTCCTATTAATTACAAGTATCCTGCTGTAACAAGTAAAAATAATCACGTGACAAAAGAATGCAGGCATTTTCCATTACTTCCACTGTTAACTATTCTTAGTTTGaatccttcagagaattaaggGAGAATTAACGCGAATAGGAATCTTCCCTTTTTTTTGTCAACATCAACAGTGATGTACGTTAGcaattaaagaaataataaagCCCTATATTCCATACTAACATGCCGCAAACAATTATGACACTTCTGCCAAAATTAGGGACAAATCCCCTTCAACATTTCTGCCAAAATAGTTTGACCACCTGATTTATACACTAGAATTGAAACAACCATCACACTCAACTACTACTTAATTACCGCACTTTTAATCATCCACATTAGTGGCTATCTCAGAAGAGTTAATATAATTGTTTGCTGACCCACCTTGAACCAGAGCATCGCCATTGTTTACATTAGCGGCAGCATTCCCACCTGCAATACCTTCCACAACTTGCAAATCAAGATGTATCATGTTCGCATTTTACGATATATCAATACCTACAACAACTAGCATTTACACAATCACTGTCGCCACCTGCCACCGCTAAAAAAAGGCATCATAACAATAATTTGTTCTAAGATAAGATAATTTAGCAGGCATATCTCAACCAGATATACAGATATGACCTACTTTGGAAAAACAATTTCACAGTATTTGGTTTTAACATGCACCTCTATGggattcaaaaattaaaatttgctGCCAAGTATATGCTTAGATATGAGCCACACCACTGAATTATGCTGGAGTCTGCTTAAGCTTGGAAGTATTGGAACCATACATTGTCATAAATTCTTGTGATTGTCTACTCGGCTGAGAAAGTTGTGTTCTATGAAATTTCAGATCAAGTTATTTTTGTACTCTTGGCTGCAGTGTAAATTTAACTTCTTCCTCGCGTAATTGTAATACCTGACTAAATTGTAGCTCAATAATGGGAACCAGAGACCACTTGCATGTCACCTGATAACAACTGGTAATAACCTACCATAGAACTACCATACAGAGGTACATACTTAAACATAACATAGTTGAATAACATTTTTTTGGAAAGATAAAATTACTAGTTACAAGTTCTTTCCCATGAAGCACAATATGTACCTGTTGTATCTTTGGAAGCTAATTTTATTGTTTGATTAGTGGATGAGGAAACTATTATTGCCTCGTCGTGATGAGGAAGGCTTTCCTTTTTAGAATGAGAAGCCAGGCTTGCAGCTTCAGAAAGTGCCTTGCCTAACTCCTCTAGATCTTCATCATCGTCATTCCCTTCATCAAAGGACCAAAAGTCATCCCGCCAATCAGCATTTGAAGGTTGACAAGAAGCATCAGGTAAGAGCACTTCCTCTACTCCAAAAGATTCTGAAGTCCTCCTACTGCTACATCTTTGAACACGTATAGCTTTCCAGCTGCTCGGATAAATTATAGTCAACAGGGCATATTGTGCATTCTTTTATAGAAACAAAGTtatagagaaaataaaatataacaacAGAAATTTGGGAATGAAAAGCAAATCATTTTAATGACAAACACGTTCCTACTGAGAGATTACAGACATTGGAGAGGGAAATCAAAATATATCAGAAATAATTAATTGACTTGGGGAGAAGAAACATAATGTACAAAGATAATGATACAAGTGTGGTAAACAATTGCCGATATTGACTATTTCATATCTCTTTAATTATATATcagaaaataaatttattaataacGATTATCTGGTTATTAGCCCCATTCccttatatatataattgtcaAAAGAGTTAGTAAATTCTTTGGTTATAATTCAGAAAAATAATATTGAAAGACCTTTCAGGGTCGCCCGCGCATGTTGCTGATGTACATCCAAAAACAAAGATTTGACGTTCTTCAATTGTCAAGGTCTTAGTTGATACTGGAGCATAAATCTGAAAGTTAAATTCAAAACAATAGAGAAAGTAAAGAAATGAAATCCATATCATCAAAAATAATACACGAATAAATTTCCATTATTCAAACCTGCGCAACTAGCAATAGACTAGTTCCACATGACGT
This window contains:
- the LOC141672950 gene encoding uncharacterized protein LOC141672950, with translation MEQVILGMPGPWADDFYEASDHYTTKFGGLPDWPVPDMVIPHNLRVCTSCGTSLLLVAQIYAPVSTKTLTIEERQIFVFGCTSATCAGDPESWKAIRVQRCSSRRTSESFGVEEVLLPDASCQPSNADWRDDFWSFDEGNDDDEDLEELGKALSEAASLASHSKKESLPHHDEAIIVSSSTNQTIKLASKDTTGGNAAANVNNGDALVQVLPCFYVYILEEAIQKDVASVCLSYTALSIKDNQDYPDDSASQEIWDQEAYEYDRALNASRTYLKFKKRIDAHPEQCFRYSYGGKPLLAAEELRDPGRCELCGGSRHYEMQLMPSLLYFLQQATTKHNYTLENWNWMTLLIYTCSDSCSNPGEETSRVGEWIVAKEAVMLQGE